The sequence GCGGCTTGCCGAGCTTCCAGACATCGTCGATCGCACCCGCCCAGAGGGCGGCCTTGCCATCGTCGGAGCGGATGATGTGCGGGTTGTCGGCACCCTGGCCATTGGCCACGCCGGTCATGACGAACATGCCGCGGTAGGAGCAGTAGTCCTGGATGCGCAGGTTGTGGGTCGCCACGGCGCGGGCCTTGGCAAAGCCGCCGGCGTTGTTCGCGGGCTGCTCGTAGAAGATGCCACCGGCGTTGAAGAGATTCCGCTCCGTGGAAACCTCGCGGCACACGCGGGCTTCTCCCAGCGGCCCCACCTGATCGAAGGACGGATCGCCCTTCGGCAGACGCCAGCGGCTGCCCTTTTCATCCACATAGACCACCGAAGCCGCATCGACGGAAACCGCTCCCGAAGGAATGGCCGTCTCCTTCTTGGTGTCTTCCAGAAGCGCGGGGTCATCGACGCGCTTCAGCTTGAGATCGCCATCGAGTTCGTAATAGCCGATGTCCCCCTGCGGCGAGCTGGCGGCGAGCGCCAGGGTCCGCGCATTCTTCGCCCGCGCCCGGATCACACCGCCGGTGAGATTGGTCTCGGAGGCCTTCGCCAAGCCGCTGAACATCTCATCGGCGAGGTCGCCGCGGGTGTCCTTGTTGGAGTATTGGAAGAACGCGGTCGCCTTGGTGAGATCGCTGTCCGAGGTCAGGCGGATCCACGCCCCTTCCATCGCCGAGAGATCGATCCACTGCGCGGGCTTGTCGACCTTGATCTTGGTCAGCGTCTTCCACTGGCCGTCGCCCTTCGCGTCCACCTCCACCGTGACCACCGGCACCAGTCCGGAACGACCGACATCCGCGGAGAGATGCAGTCCCTTCTTCTCATAGCCGGAGAAGAGGTAGGGATCGGAGGGCACGTTGCGCTTCACCGCTTCCGACTGCCACACCGCTCCGCGACCGATGACCGGCCCGAAGTCGGCGAGCTTGCCGGGATCGACAAACCAGAGGTTCGACTGGGACTGCGGGGCGGCGATTTCGCCCTTCGCCTTGTTCTTGTTGAGGAACTCGGCCTTCGCCGTGTCGTCGCATCCGAACACGACCTTGTCCTTCCAGCGCGAGAAGTCGCCGATGACCTTGAGGTAATTCGAAAGCGGGGTGATTCCGGCCGAGTGCGTGGAGTCGAAGGTGGCCGGGAATTTCCAGAACGTCCCGTGCATCGTCATGAGATAGTCCTTCTGGCCGATGTCCCGGATGCGCGGCCATTCCGTGTTCCAACCGTGGGCTCCATCGTAGGAATGCGAGCCCTTCGGCAGGCGGTAGGCCGTCCACTTCCCATGATTCAGGCACATGAAAATCAGCGAGCGGTAGTCCCAACCGATGGTCCATACCGGATCGGTGCCCGCCGACGGATTGCCGGTGATGCCCCCGGGACCGGTGACATCGGTAAACTGGTTGCGGCGGATGACGGTCCACTTGTCCGCCTTGCCGTCCCACTCGGCCAGCACACCCGAAGGTGCGGCCGGATTGGTGGTCGCCTCAGCGGCGTGGTCGCCGTTGTTCGCGTAAATCAAGCGGCCCTGGCCTGAGTAAAGGCCCTTGCCGTGGTAGCCGGGCAGGTCGGAATGGCGACCGTCTTTTTTCTGCTCATCGCGCCAGAGTTCCGTCACGGCGAGACTGTGGACGTCCACCTCGTAGATCCCCTCCTCCATGGTGGCGTAGTAGATCTTGTTCGCCGGGTCGGTGAGGTGCCGGGCATTACCGGTCATGCGGCCGTACATCGCCTTCACCGGGATGACGCGGACGTTCCGCTGGGCGTCGATCGCGTAGGGCCCGATGAAAAGCTGGTTGCTCTCTTTGTGGATCATCCGGTTCGCGGGCGTGCCGCCGATGCTCTCCGGGTGGGTGATCGATTTCAGGTCCGGGGTGATCTCATAGAGCTTGTCGCTGGATCCGGTCGGCGCGTGGGGGGCGTAGGTGATCACCCACAGGCGGTCGGCCCAGGGCACAACCGCACCGGTGCCGCATTCCCCCTCGTTGTTGAAATAGGCCAGTCCGGGATAAATGCCCGAGACGCTCACGGGCTCCGCGTGGATCAACCCGGCGAGGGCGAGGCCAAGAACTGGGTGGCGTAGGTTTCGCAAGAACATGATTTGGATGCCGTTTCGATCCGGCACTGAGGGGGTGTCGCCGGTCGCACACCATGCCACAGGAAAAATGCAGCCGTGATCAAAAATCGCATTTCCGGCCGCTCCCTTCCCGGAAACGCCTGTGGCCGGGCGTTGCCGCCCGGCCACACTCATTGCATTGCATGTACCCAAAGAAAACCGTGACTTGGCGGCCCGGTCCGATCGCCAGGCAGGTGCCGTATGTCCCGGACAACATGAGGAGAACGGGCGTGAGCGTGTATGCCAAAAGCGCCGTGATTGTTGGCATTTTCGGCACTCCCCGTCACGGCAGACGAAATAAGGGATTCCGCCCACGGGCCGGACCCTGCTTTTTCACACCGGACCATTACTCGCATGGTTCCCCAATCGGGATTTTTTTGTGATAGTTTCGACAGCCTGGCACACCCCCGGAAGGAATCATGTCGGACGCACCACCCCCAACCGCTCTCGACCGCAGCCGCGAAGGCGATCTCGACGCCTTCGGGGAACTCGTGCGCCAACACGAGGGCTGGATCCGCGGCTATCTCCGCGCCCGGATCCGGAACTGGTCCGCCGCGGACGATCTGGCCCAGGATGTGTTCGTCACCGCCTTCCGCCGGATCCGCGATTTCCGCGGCGAAGCCCCGTTCGAATCGTGGCTACGCGGCATCGCCCTGAACCACCTCCGGAATTTCATCCGGAAACGACGCGAGGACTGCATCGGCGGCAGTGAGGAACTCCAGGCCCTCATGGACACGGAGCCCCACCACGCCGACCAGGGAGGGGCCGCGCTGGACGCGCTGCGGGAGTGCCTGCACCGGATCGACGGCCCGGCCCGCGAATTGCTCGACGGCCGCTACGTGCAGGGAAAAAGCGTCCGCGAACTGGCCGATGAGGTCGGGCGCGGTTACTCCGCACTGACGATGCAGCTCCACCGGATGCGGGAAGCACTGGCCGACTGCGTGAAAAAGAAGCTGGAATCCCCAGGCACATGAACGCCCACGACGACACCATCTCCCGCATGATCGAGGGCGACGCGACACCGGAGGAAATCGCCCGCCTCCACGAGGCCGCGAAAGCCGACCCGGCCCTGCGCGCGCGGCTTTCGGAACTCACCGCCTTGCACGGCCTGCTCGGCGTCGCGATGGAAGACGAATTCTCCCGCGAACGCCGCCTCCAAGGCATTCTGAAGGCGGTGAAGGCCGCCGAGCAGGAGGATTTCGTCGACGCCGTGAAGGGTAAGGTCCGCCGCGGCCGCCGCTTCCAATACCGGCTCGCCGCGGCCGCCGCCGTGGCGCTGTGCCTCACCGGCTGGATGTTTCTCGCGGGCAAACACCGCGCCGTGGCCACCGTCGCACGCGTGGAAACCGTCACCTGGGGCCAAGGCGTGGAGTTCGATGCCGGCAGCCACCTCAAGTCCGGCCAGCACCTTTCCTTCGAATCCGGCTTGGTCGAGCTCCAGGTGGGCAAACGCGGCAAGATGGTCGTGGAAGGCCCCGCCGATCTGGAATTCGCCGCGGCGGACAAGTCGATCCTCCATCGGGGCCGCGTGGTGATGCGCGTGACGCCCGCCGGCCACGGCTACCGCATGGAAACCCCGGGTGGCGCGGTGGTCGACCTCGGCACCGAGTTCGCCGTCTCCGTGGGCGACAAGGGCGACACCGAAACGCACGTGCTGGAGGGCGAGGTGGAAGCCTTCCCGAATGGTGGAGGCAAGGTCAAGCTCACCCGCGACAAGGCCCTGCGCTTTGCCAATGGCGGCGAAAGCATCCCGGCAGACCTTGGCGAGTTCTACACCGCCATGCCGCCCACGCATGCCAAGACCGTGAACCAGGTCCATTGGCCGCTCGACACGATCGCCAATGCCACCACACCAGCCGTCAGCGACGGCATGCTTCCCGGGCCGAAGGAGTTCCGGCTGCTCTCCCGGGGTACCTTTCCCCCGCCGTATGCCAGTGAGGGCGTGTATGGCCACGCGCTGCGCTTCGATGGCAACCAGGCCTACGCGGAGAGCGATTTCCGCGGCATCGGCGGCGCGGCCCCGCGCACCGTCTCGTTCTGGGTCAAGGTGCCGAAGGATTTCCAGACCGAGGAAGGCTTCGCCATCGTTTCGTGGGGAAATTTCGTGTCCGAACACCCGGGCGGTGTCTGGCAGATCGCGGTCAATCCGCTGCCCGTGGATGGCCCGATCGGACGCATCCGGGTGGGCACCCACCAGGGCCAGATCGTCGGCAGCACCGATCTCCGCGATGACCAGTGGCATCACGTGGCCGCCGTGCTCTACGGAGGCTCCCAGCCCAACGTGGGCACGCACGTGATGATCTACCTTGATGGGAAGCTGGAACCGATCTCCCGCCGCGCCCTCCGCGAGATCAGCACCGAGATCGAGAATGCCCCCCACGGCGTGTGGCTGGGCCGGGACATCACGAACAACACCAAACCGGGCTCCACGGACAAGCGCCGCTTCTTCCGCGGCGATATCGACGAGGTCTACATCTTCGACGCCGCCCTTTCCCACTCCGATGTCCTCAAGCTGCGGGACGAAAACCAAGCGCCGCAGTGAGGGCGCTCCCTTCACCTCTTCACCGGTGCATTCCACGCTTCCCGCCGGTGCTTCGCGGGTGATCTCCCGAACTGGTCGTGGAAGCGCCTCGAGAAGTGCTGGATCGTCTTGAACC comes from Luteolibacter sp. LG18 and encodes:
- a CDS encoding LamG-like jellyroll fold domain-containing protein, with the translated sequence MNAHDDTISRMIEGDATPEEIARLHEAAKADPALRARLSELTALHGLLGVAMEDEFSRERRLQGILKAVKAAEQEDFVDAVKGKVRRGRRFQYRLAAAAAVALCLTGWMFLAGKHRAVATVARVETVTWGQGVEFDAGSHLKSGQHLSFESGLVELQVGKRGKMVVEGPADLEFAAADKSILHRGRVVMRVTPAGHGYRMETPGGAVVDLGTEFAVSVGDKGDTETHVLEGEVEAFPNGGGKVKLTRDKALRFANGGESIPADLGEFYTAMPPTHAKTVNQVHWPLDTIANATTPAVSDGMLPGPKEFRLLSRGTFPPPYASEGVYGHALRFDGNQAYAESDFRGIGGAAPRTVSFWVKVPKDFQTEEGFAIVSWGNFVSEHPGGVWQIAVNPLPVDGPIGRIRVGTHQGQIVGSTDLRDDQWHHVAAVLYGGSQPNVGTHVMIYLDGKLEPISRRALREISTEIENAPHGVWLGRDITNNTKPGSTDKRRFFRGDIDEVYIFDAALSHSDVLKLRDENQAPQ
- a CDS encoding sigma-70 family RNA polymerase sigma factor, which translates into the protein MSDAPPPTALDRSREGDLDAFGELVRQHEGWIRGYLRARIRNWSAADDLAQDVFVTAFRRIRDFRGEAPFESWLRGIALNHLRNFIRKRREDCIGGSEELQALMDTEPHHADQGGAALDALRECLHRIDGPARELLDGRYVQGKSVRELADEVGRGYSALTMQLHRMREALADCVKKKLESPGT